From the genome of Salvelinus alpinus chromosome 19, SLU_Salpinus.1, whole genome shotgun sequence, one region includes:
- the LOC139545675 gene encoding alpha-1-antitrypsin-like gives MRTALCLWIVMAVLCPGEVKGHKGHGGDRHQGQGLDQDHDHGHDNDHDHGHSRDHERRRDHNHGHHHPEPGDNGTKPVIQGNGGFAFSLYKQLVVQPDNQGKNVFFSPLSVSLALAALSVGARGQTHQQLFTGLGFNSSLLTQEQVDQAFQTILTQLNQKNGVDLSIGSALFLHNTFKPHPEFLKDMKRFYLSEGFTVDFTNTAEAIDTINKYVGEKTRGKIDKLVKDLDPTTVMYLLSYIYFKGKWEIPFDSKDTKEDTFHVDDNTTVTVQMMSVKKRFSVYYDQEISTSILQLHYNESVSMMLALPEKGLASLEEAIGQNHITKWHRWMKAREYQVHVPKMSITTTYSLKDVLSGMGMPDIFSNGADFSGISEDLKVAVSEVAHQASLDVDEAGATAAAATGVVITPLSFRRTPVLKFDRPFMVIVMDQETRSILFMGKIINPANK, from the exons ATGAGGACAGCCTTGTGTTTGTGGATCGTCATGGCAGTGCTCTGCCCAGGAGAGGTCAAAGGTCATAAAGGTCACGGAGGTGACCGCCACCAGGGTCAAGGGCTTGACCAGGACCATGATCACGGGCACGATAACGACCATGACCACGGGCACAGTCGAGACCATGAACGCAGGCGAGACCACAACCACGGGCATCATCATCCTGAGCCCGGTGACAATGGCACCAAACCAGTGATACAAGGTAACGGGGGGTTTGCCTTCAGCCTGTACAAGCAGCTGGTGGTTCAGCCTGACAACCAGGGCAAAAATGTGTTCTTCTCCCCACTGAGTGTGTCCCTGGCCCTGGCTGCTCTGTCCGTGGGGGCCAGGGGTCAGACCCACCAGCAGCTCTTCACTGGTCTGGGCTTCAACAGCAGCCTACTGACACAAGAACAGGTGGACCAGGCCTTCCAGACCATACTCACACAGCTCAACCAGAAGAACGGAGTGGACCTGTCCATAGGAAGTGCACTTTTCCTGCACAACACCTTCAAACCACACCCTGAGTTCCTCAAGGACATGAAGCGCTTCTACCTCTCCGAGGGTTTCACTGTCGACTTCACCAACACGGCCGAGGCCATCGACACGATCAATAAATACGTGGGGGAAAAGACTCGAGGCAAGATAGACAAGTTAGTCAAAGATCTGGACCCAACCACTGTCATGTATCTCCTCAGCTACATATACTTCAAAG GAAAATGGGAGATTCCATTTGACTCTAAAGACACAAAGGAGGACACATTCCATGTGGATGACAACACCACTGTTACGGTCCAGATGATGAGCGTGAAGAAGAGGTTCTCTGTCTACTACGACCAGGAGATCTCCACCAGTATCCTGCAGCTCCACTACAACGAGTCAGTGTCAATGATGCTGGCGCTACCAGAGAAGGGACTCGCTAGTCTGGAGGAGGCCATAGGTCAGAACCACATCACCAAGTGGCACAGGTGGATGAAGGCCAG GGAATACCAGGTGCATGTTCCCAAGATGTCTATCACCACAACATACTCCCTCAAGGACGTCCTGAGTGGAATGGGAATGCCGGACATATTCAGTAATGGAGCTGACTTCAGTGGAATATCAGAGGATCTGAAGGTGGCTGTTTCAGAG GTGGCGCACCAGGCCTCCTTGGATGTGGATGAGGCCGGAGCGACTGCAGCAGCTGCTACAGGTGTGGTCATCACGCCCCTCTCCTTCCGACGCACCCCTGTGTTGAAGTTCGACCGTCCGTTCATGGTCATTGTCATGGACCAGGAGACCAGGAGTATTCTCTTCATGGGCAAGATCATCAACCCAGCCAACAAATAA
- the nmrk1 gene encoding nicotinamide riboside kinase 1 isoform X5, with the protein MTNGGKSTMSSSLHLRIPNSCIIAQDAFFKDDSVIAVDSNGFKQYDVLDALHMDRMMSKIESWRKDPGSFLASQSLRTQCSVGEEVFVLIVEGFLIFNYGPLNELMDKRYFLEIPYDVCKERRGSRVYTPPDLPGYFDGYVWPRYLKNRQEMEDMVSDIVFLDGLKSKEDLLDYVYGDVTKEIQSLMGKD; encoded by the exons ATGACCAATGGGGGGAAGTCGACCATGTCCAGTAGTCTGCACCTGCGGATCCCCAACAGCTGCATCATAGCACAGGATGCTTTCTTCAag GATGACTCTGTGATAGCTGTGGACAGCAATGGGTTCAAGCAGTATGATG TGCTTGATGCGCTCCACATGGACAGAATGATGAGCAAGATTGAATCATGGCGGAAGGACCCCGGTTCATTCCTAGCATCTCAAAGTCTGAGAACACAATGCTCTGTAGGAGAGGAGGTGTTTGTGCTCATCGTCGAGGGCTTCTTGATCTTCAACTACGG GCCCTTGAACGAATTAATGGACAAGAGATACTTCCTTGAAATTCCTTATGACGTCtgcaaagagaggagagg CTCGAGAGTGTATACACCCCCTGACCTGCCAGGGTACTTTGACGGATATGTGTGGCCAAGGTACCTGAAAAACCGGCAAGAGATGGAAGACATGGTATCGGATATTG TCTTTTTGGATGGATTGAAGTCAAAGGAGGACTTGCTGGATTATGTGTATGGGGATGTAACCAAGGAAATACAGAGTCTCATGG gGAAAGACTAA
- the nmrk1 gene encoding nicotinamide riboside kinase 1 isoform X2, translating to MERTGTRIRELLLYTGHHTGRMTNGGKSTMSSSLHLRIPNSCIIAQDAFFKDDSVIAVDSNGFKQYDVLDALHMDRMMSKIESWRKDPGSFLASQSLRTQCSVGEEVFVLIVEGFLIFNYGPLNELMDKRYFLEIPYDVCKERRGSRVYTPPDLPGYFDGYVWPRYLKNRQEMEDMVSDIVFLDGLKSKEDLLDYVYGDVTKEIQSLMGKD from the exons atggagagaacTGGCACTCG GATCAGGGAACTCCTGTTGTATACAGGACACcacacaggaag GATGACCAATGGGGGGAAGTCGACCATGTCCAGTAGTCTGCACCTGCGGATCCCCAACAGCTGCATCATAGCACAGGATGCTTTCTTCAag GATGACTCTGTGATAGCTGTGGACAGCAATGGGTTCAAGCAGTATGATG TGCTTGATGCGCTCCACATGGACAGAATGATGAGCAAGATTGAATCATGGCGGAAGGACCCCGGTTCATTCCTAGCATCTCAAAGTCTGAGAACACAATGCTCTGTAGGAGAGGAGGTGTTTGTGCTCATCGTCGAGGGCTTCTTGATCTTCAACTACGG GCCCTTGAACGAATTAATGGACAAGAGATACTTCCTTGAAATTCCTTATGACGTCtgcaaagagaggagagg CTCGAGAGTGTATACACCCCCTGACCTGCCAGGGTACTTTGACGGATATGTGTGGCCAAGGTACCTGAAAAACCGGCAAGAGATGGAAGACATGGTATCGGATATTG TCTTTTTGGATGGATTGAAGTCAAAGGAGGACTTGCTGGATTATGTGTATGGGGATGTAACCAAGGAAATACAGAGTCTCATGG gGAAAGACTAA
- the nmrk1 gene encoding nicotinamide riboside kinase 1 isoform X3 — MRTLVVGIGGMTNGGKSTMSSSLHLRIPNSCIIAQDAFFKDDSVIAVDSNGFKQYDVLDALHMDRMMSKIESWRKDPGSFLASQSLRTQCSVGEEVFVLIVEGFLIFNYGPLNELMDKRYFLEIPYDVCKERRGSRVYTPPDLPGYFDGYVWPRYLKNRQEMEDMVSDIVFLDGLKSKEDLLDYVYGDVTKEIQSLMGKD; from the exons ATGAGGACCCTTGTCGTTGGAATTGGAGG GATGACCAATGGGGGGAAGTCGACCATGTCCAGTAGTCTGCACCTGCGGATCCCCAACAGCTGCATCATAGCACAGGATGCTTTCTTCAag GATGACTCTGTGATAGCTGTGGACAGCAATGGGTTCAAGCAGTATGATG TGCTTGATGCGCTCCACATGGACAGAATGATGAGCAAGATTGAATCATGGCGGAAGGACCCCGGTTCATTCCTAGCATCTCAAAGTCTGAGAACACAATGCTCTGTAGGAGAGGAGGTGTTTGTGCTCATCGTCGAGGGCTTCTTGATCTTCAACTACGG GCCCTTGAACGAATTAATGGACAAGAGATACTTCCTTGAAATTCCTTATGACGTCtgcaaagagaggagagg CTCGAGAGTGTATACACCCCCTGACCTGCCAGGGTACTTTGACGGATATGTGTGGCCAAGGTACCTGAAAAACCGGCAAGAGATGGAAGACATGGTATCGGATATTG TCTTTTTGGATGGATTGAAGTCAAAGGAGGACTTGCTGGATTATGTGTATGGGGATGTAACCAAGGAAATACAGAGTCTCATGG gGAAAGACTAA
- the nmrk1 gene encoding nicotinamide riboside kinase 1 isoform X1 — protein MVGRNPFVFFTRIRELLLYTGHHTGRMTNGGKSTMSSSLHLRIPNSCIIAQDAFFKDDSVIAVDSNGFKQYDVLDALHMDRMMSKIESWRKDPGSFLASQSLRTQCSVGEEVFVLIVEGFLIFNYGPLNELMDKRYFLEIPYDVCKERRGSRVYTPPDLPGYFDGYVWPRYLKNRQEMEDMVSDIVFLDGLKSKEDLLDYVYGDVTKEIQSLMGKD, from the exons ATGGTAGGAAGAAACCCTTTTGTATTCTTCACCAGGATCAGGGAACTCCTGTTGTATACAGGACACcacacaggaag GATGACCAATGGGGGGAAGTCGACCATGTCCAGTAGTCTGCACCTGCGGATCCCCAACAGCTGCATCATAGCACAGGATGCTTTCTTCAag GATGACTCTGTGATAGCTGTGGACAGCAATGGGTTCAAGCAGTATGATG TGCTTGATGCGCTCCACATGGACAGAATGATGAGCAAGATTGAATCATGGCGGAAGGACCCCGGTTCATTCCTAGCATCTCAAAGTCTGAGAACACAATGCTCTGTAGGAGAGGAGGTGTTTGTGCTCATCGTCGAGGGCTTCTTGATCTTCAACTACGG GCCCTTGAACGAATTAATGGACAAGAGATACTTCCTTGAAATTCCTTATGACGTCtgcaaagagaggagagg CTCGAGAGTGTATACACCCCCTGACCTGCCAGGGTACTTTGACGGATATGTGTGGCCAAGGTACCTGAAAAACCGGCAAGAGATGGAAGACATGGTATCGGATATTG TCTTTTTGGATGGATTGAAGTCAAAGGAGGACTTGCTGGATTATGTGTATGGGGATGTAACCAAGGAAATACAGAGTCTCATGG gGAAAGACTAA
- the nmrk1 gene encoding nicotinamide riboside kinase 1 isoform X4, translating into MERTGTRMTNGGKSTMSSSLHLRIPNSCIIAQDAFFKDDSVIAVDSNGFKQYDVLDALHMDRMMSKIESWRKDPGSFLASQSLRTQCSVGEEVFVLIVEGFLIFNYGPLNELMDKRYFLEIPYDVCKERRGSRVYTPPDLPGYFDGYVWPRYLKNRQEMEDMVSDIVFLDGLKSKEDLLDYVYGDVTKEIQSLMGKD; encoded by the exons atggagagaacTGGCACTCG GATGACCAATGGGGGGAAGTCGACCATGTCCAGTAGTCTGCACCTGCGGATCCCCAACAGCTGCATCATAGCACAGGATGCTTTCTTCAag GATGACTCTGTGATAGCTGTGGACAGCAATGGGTTCAAGCAGTATGATG TGCTTGATGCGCTCCACATGGACAGAATGATGAGCAAGATTGAATCATGGCGGAAGGACCCCGGTTCATTCCTAGCATCTCAAAGTCTGAGAACACAATGCTCTGTAGGAGAGGAGGTGTTTGTGCTCATCGTCGAGGGCTTCTTGATCTTCAACTACGG GCCCTTGAACGAATTAATGGACAAGAGATACTTCCTTGAAATTCCTTATGACGTCtgcaaagagaggagagg CTCGAGAGTGTATACACCCCCTGACCTGCCAGGGTACTTTGACGGATATGTGTGGCCAAGGTACCTGAAAAACCGGCAAGAGATGGAAGACATGGTATCGGATATTG TCTTTTTGGATGGATTGAAGTCAAAGGAGGACTTGCTGGATTATGTGTATGGGGATGTAACCAAGGAAATACAGAGTCTCATGG gGAAAGACTAA